The genomic DNA TTGGGACAGTTTagcaataaaacagaacattcagCCAAAGAAAGCAGATGAGATTGAGGGCTGGGAACCTCCACAAATAACCGTAGAGGAGTCTCCATCCTTTCCTGATGATGTATTAGATGATCCCAATTCCTGGCCGGGCTGGGAGGATGAAACCAAAGGATCCACAAAATATACAAACCTGACAAGTTCAGGAAATAGCTCCAGGTGGAGCATAAAATCAGCGGGGAAACTGGTTAGTATTCGAAGGCGGAGTAAAGGAAACCTGACCGAGAACTGGGAGGAGTTAGAATGAAAACCACGGCAAGCGAGCAATATGCAATATCCTTCCACTGTGAGGCTGCAGGTTTCATGATTTTCATGTCATTTTATACCAAATTCTATTAAGTATTGATACCTACTTTTATATTTATCTAGATCCTACAGAAATAAATTTGCACTTCTACTGTCTTCAAGTGATTTAACAGAGCCGTTCTGAGAAACAGCTGTGAAAGGCGAGGGTGCTTCTTGTAAAAAGGAAATTTGGTCATaccaaaaaaataagattttctcTGTGAATGTATACACTGGCTGTAAAATAGACTGAATTAGACTGTTACCATTTAAGGCAGGGATGTGAGACAGGCAgcttccagctgttgctgaattgCATATTAATTCCTGCTAGCTTCAGTGGTGTGAGAggaggtgtagttcagcaacagctttaTGGCAAGAGGTTTATGGGAGATGTATGTGCGCAACAGATTGAAAGTCTCAAGCCCGGCATCCATGAGATAGGGTTATTTGCCTTGCACATTAAACTGTCAAGTGCCTGTATTTCACCTCGCTAATGTATTTTTGATGCACAGCttaatttattcataaattaatttAGTCCTGTTTTAAACAACTGGCTTCTTTTTAATGATGTGTTATAGAAGTAAAGCCAAGTATCAAGTATATATGTGCAATGTTAATTTCCAGTATATGTCTGCTGTAATAAGTATTATTTTTAAGGACTAGGTAAATAATACAAACCCTCTAAGGCAACGGTGGAAAGTGGAAGCACTCCaggctacaaagaaaaaaatataatacgtTTAAAtccaatggaagtgcaactgatttatcctattaatcaatgcacattccctggtcccgtctcacaataaattcaatatatatgcaagtgcatgtgtgaataaagacaggggtttttagttacataaaattggtaagccaccataccacgtcaaggtaaaccccatacggtggtccttAACTGTTTACCTCTGGCCAATAATATAAAAGCAGTAGTCCTTGGGATCAATGTCTCCTGACCTTGAGTTTGGTTTTAATGAGATCCTCCCACTAGCTGCTGCAGCTTTTAAAGGGAGAGATTGtccaaaccaacacccatttttaaaggtatgggaccactTTAGTTGAAGAGGCGGGTAGGGGGCGCTATTACAAACCACTGAGAGCATCGCCCGCTCCAGGCTACATAACTACAAGGGGAGGGAAAGTGGAAACTGTTTAGCTGTTGCTGATTTTACAGCATCCAGTTCACCAGCAGCTGGAGATCTACAGGTTCGATGTTTGAGAAGAATTTTGATACAGTTGCTGCTTTTGAAAACTACAACTTCCAACTTACTCATGGCTGGTTCTTCAGGAATTTTGGGAGATGCAGCTAACAAAAGCTGGAGGACCAAGGCTTGCTCTAAAATATCAAACAAAGTTGAGGTGTTACTGGGCTTTTCTGTATTCCTGTGAAGTTGATATGAATTATTTCTCTCATACAGGGGCGCAACAACCATGAGTCAAGTTGAATTTACTCACAATTTACATGGGCGgcaaaaagcatttttaaacaggaaatttggcttttcaactgcaggggtccccaacctttttcacccatgagcaacattcagatgtaaatagagttggggagcaacacaagcatgaaacaagttcatgggttgccaaataagggccgtgattggctatttggtggtacctatgtgaactgacagcctacaggaagttctgtttggcagtgcagcagctatttatgcaccaaaactgagcctggaattcaaaaataagcacttgctttgaggccactgggggcaacatccaagggtttggggagcaacgtgttgctcacgagttactggttggggatcattgttcTAGTGCatgagagtgcaattgtgctctctgcactaacgATGCTAGATGGAAGATGAGGGGGCTGCATCACAAGACCCACCTCAGGGCAGCTTAGGGGCCCGCATCGCCCCTGCTCTCATATCTTTTTTGCCACACTAGTTGTGCAGATCAAACTCCAGCATTCCTTCACCTGCTTTACTGGTGGCAGcattatgggaaatgtagttctgcaacagttAAAGCTCATAAGCCTTCCCTTACCTGATTCAAATCCCTCTGCATGCATATTATAGACACTGTTTTCATATACTCAGAAGGCCCTACAAGAGCACCACAAGAGATAAAGCGAGCATTACAATATTACTACATGGAGATTAGTCACTAGTGGTAAATCTGCACTTTcatgggcgactaatttcctgaAAGTGCTTTTCAATCTTCAGTAATGTAAACTCCCATTGGGAAAACATACACGTGGCTTTTGAAGCAACTGCGGGCTACTTCAGAAAGCTTCAGTGGCTTGTACTTTCCCAAACAGTGGTTAACATTATTGCCGGTGGAAAGCTAACTAGGGACAGTAGCACAGATTAATAGCAGGGGCCCTAAGGGTTGCAGTTAAACAGACAGACTGTTAAGGGGTAAGGTTAATGGCTGAAAACTTTACCATGGAGATTTCAGATTGACTATAGTGCGAGAGAGCTATGCAACGtagtattcattatttatattgtttttattgttgtttttttgttagtGTCACTGTTAAGAGTACACCCCCCAAAATATATGCTTTGTATTTGGAATCTTGAATAAAGAACTAAGCAAGAAACCTTGATACAATATTGTTGTTTGTAAATATGAGTATATTGGTACTTTATATTATGTTAATAAAACATCACAATACATTACACTGCATTACATAACTGCACGTATGCTGAGATGGTAAACATATGTAATGGTTAAAACTCAAACCCCACCCTAACCCGCTGCTCCTCCACCCACACCTGGCACgctcccctctttatatacccATGCCTACCCAgctatgatgtcacaaaaggggcatggAGAAATatttggtattattagttatcAGATCTAAATGATGAGCATTTTTGCATTACATTTGTCTGCACCATTAGTGGGACCTTGTTTAAAGTCCTGATCAAAACTTTCACCTGTGGCTCACCTTCTGGTCTTGAACCTGCCCATCCTAAGATTGGGGTAGTGACAGCAATTAATGTCCTTGCCGGAGGAGCCCAACAGGAGCAGGACTCACTTGTTTTCCTCTGGTATTTGCAGTTTCTGGAAGGGTTAACAAACAATAGAAAGTTGTGTTTCcctccaatttttaaaaacattaagcaggggtgcaatgaggctgtgatcacaaaatacatatagacaaatacaagagatcttctgcactcaacccattatcaatatattaaggacattgagacattttatgtcttaagctactaaaaatgccttaccctttaaaccagGGCTGCCCAAAAGTTAGATCAGGATCTACaaatagacctttagctggtgatcagtagatctcaagacactgtcaacaaacaaacagcttgtctaaatcactctcctgtttcatgcttttcattcaaattATAGATCACaggcaaagacaatgttatgatggatgtaaaaaaatggtttcatttttggtgtcagtgtctctttaaacTAGTAAATCttataaacatgaaattaacccaataggctggttttccctatatatcttagtttggatcaagtacaaggtactgttttattattacaaaggaaaatgatatacatttaaaaaaaatttgattatttggataacatacaatgggagacagactttctgtaattcggagctttctggataacgggtttccggataatggatcccatacctgtatatgaaaatgcTTAAACCTGAAATAAGTTTTTAGTTTTGCTGTGTTACCCACTCAAAGGTTTTTCAGTTTGTAATAACTAAATCAGATTTAAGGAGTGTCCAGGAATCCTTTCAACTATTAGAAACTGGCAAGTGAGATGCTGGCAGCTTTCCTTTGCAGTTTCAGGTGTCATACAACTGATGTATTGCTGCACAGCTGTAAACAAGAGGTGCATATTGGCTAAAGTCTGCACATTCCACATTTATGCAAAGCTTGAGCCTGGTACAAGCAATGTCCACTAAGGTAACTAAGTACTTATAAGGGGAGATTTTTGAGTTTTACTGTGTTTCTAATACAGTATCTCAAGAGAAACTGGTTGCTGCTCTTAAAGAGGACATATAAGGTACTTTATAACTTAACATAGAATTTACTacagtgtatatactgtaaaccCAATATAGTACAGTATTAGGTTTGAGATTTAACACCACTTTATTATCTCATGAATCATATGTTCACAAGAGGATTTTATGCAgcacaaattgaatttgatttgaatttgaaaaaaaaccctcaaatatcaggaaggctgctaacatatccaaattgatccctggacctctcccattgatgtaaacagcaattcggcaggttttaggtggcgaatagtctaattcgaattaaGGGCCAGAGTAAAAAACTCGTATCGAGTTTGGATAAGTCCctggtcgaatttgacagttttgaccataaaaaaattcaaaaattttaattcgaattttcaattcgaccttaaataaatctgcccctgtgttttctaataaccagaaaaaaatcttgagATAAAGATGAAGGTGAAAAGATTGCTTCGCCATTAATCAGAGTTGATCCAAATTCAGTCTTGACTATTATCATGTTATAGTACCTCGTCTAGCCATGACTGAATTACTTACATCCACCTAATGCACATTCTatctattatataatttataatgcaAGGCCAACCCTGGCACAAAAGTACAactattataatacaggtatgggttctgttatccataaagctcagaattccagaaaggctgtcttctatagactccattttatccaaataatctaaatttttcctttttctctgtaataataaaacagtaccttgtacttgatccagtctaagatataagtaatccttattggaagcagacccagcctattgggtttatttaatgttcacatgattttctagtagacttaaaggagaactaaacccccgtgCTTTTAAAAAtcgctaccccctaccctacatagcccatCCTCTCTGCTCCCCCCAACCTAGGTGTTACCTtcagtaattgcccctaattctttacttaactctGTCATTGTAGCGGagctcaagggcgccatcttctggctcttcattcttcttcgggtcttcttacttccctttggcaatttccgccACTTACGCCGCATGCACAGGTGTCAGAAACCAGAAAACTGCTCTAGCTACGCATGCACTGACACGCCATTCAGTTCCAGAAGAggcgaagatggcgcccgtgagcttaGCTGCGAAAACTCTGCAAGGAGAGTTATGTAAAGAACTAAGGGCAATTACAAGAGGTAACACCTTGGTTGGGGGGGTTAGCAGAGatgggggctatgtagggtagggggtagcaaTTTtaatagcaagggggtttagttctcctttaacgtacaaagatccaatttatggaaagatctgttatacagaaagccccaggtcctgagaattctggataacaggtcccataacctgACCCTTGTATGTTGTACTacagcaaaaaaaggaaagttgtaATCAATGCTAAATTTCTAATCATTAGGTGGGGGGGGTGCATggaggtgtgaccacaaaaaacatacaaTGACAAGTTCTTCTATTGATTCAGTGATATACCAaatccattatcaatacattaaggacatagagacattttgtgcatactgctactgaaaaatgccttaccctttaaacaaaacattattatttgtccatatattgcaatatagtcGAGCTGGCCGACTACGTCAAAGTTATCCCTGGTGTCCTACACTGTAGCTAGGAAGGGAGGGAGctataacatatacagtacaaataaacaatagcaaaaaagggaaagttgtgctcactgttacattttcaacaatttggaaggggtgcaataaggctgtgacctcaaaattcatatagataaatacaaaaggttctctgcactcaacccgttatcaatatattaaaagcAATGAGACATTTGTGCATTAAGCTGTTAAAAAacgccctcccctttaaacaaaacagggattgtccatatattgcgcAATAATAactgatcaatgcacatttcctggtcccctgttttACTAGTAAATTAGTGTCTGTACAAGTGTATATGTTTTCAAAAGCAGGGGTAACTAAAGCACCCATAGAGTTGGCAATGTAGACAGCAATGTTGCTGGGGGGATGTGGGCAACTGGGCATGTGATATCGCTGTGCATGTGCACAATGTGTAGTTATGTCACTAAATGTGCGAGTGTTTGCGGTGACTGCACCATggtaaataaaaaacttttgggAGACCGGGGGGTGGGAGAATTAGGAGCCTCCCAAAATTTTCAGGAGACTTGACAGCAATGCACTCAGAAACTGGAccattacatttataatataatatatacgtGACAAAATTGGTCATTGGAACAtaaccatactgtatattatatataaaagtatgggatctgttatccgtaaacccattatccagaacgctccatATTGGAGctccaatcctattgggtttaattcattttgaaagattttttaGTAGTTATAAGGTATTGAAAGCTccactcctattgggtttaattcattttgaaattattttttagtagacttaaggtggtcatacactctTAGGCCAACAGCAGGGTGATAACGGGTTAATCCGACCCTGggggccgaacaatcggattacaatgaagcGTTGCATCAACTAGCCTGggtcaaagaaaaaaatcaaacttgcccgatttatatctggccaatttttggcctgatatcgatcggggggACCTGTCGGAAgcaggcctagatttgtggagaggccccaaggcccaggcctaggccTAGtatttagggggtggcatgctgcccaaccacacccacattggttcagaaacactagggatgagcaggagatacgatCGTTtattaaatttcctgtgcgccaatccccattgctccggtctcAATGATGACAATTTGAGTAAATAAATGGAGGGGATGGGGTCGACAAACAACATCGGCCTAGTGGTGCCCACTATAGtaatatatggccacctttaagttaTTGTGATCCATATTAcataaagaccctttatctggaaaaccccaggctccAAGCAtccaaatcccatacctgtatatatattcacagtAAGGGATTCAAGGTCAAAGGGgcgagtgacagaggggagggaggtgagagtgacagaggagaGCGGCGAGAGTTGTAGAGGGGAGCAAACctggactaggagtaggcagaagaatcttgaacaggcacctgcccatcACCCTcacatcattgtgccctaggcaggtgtctcttctgcctactcctagttctggccctgcagtgTGGTGTTCCTGGGGCACTAAGTTG from Xenopus laevis strain J_2021 chromosome 5S, Xenopus_laevis_v10.1, whole genome shotgun sequence includes the following:
- the tdrp.S gene encoding testis development-related protein-like isoform X2; amino-acid sequence: MWKLNKSKVLIEDSPDEETQAQPDIQIKDQLQEEVQSPVSQLATKVQGASFRGWKEVTSIFNKDDEQQLLKGAKCPKSKVISAKPKEDIKTEKKAGFWDSLAIKQNIQPKKADEIEGWEPPQITVEESPSFPDDVLDDPNSWPGWEDETKGSTKYTNLTSSGNSSRWSIKSAGKLVSIRRRSKGNLTENWEELE